A section of the Stenotrophomonas acidaminiphila genome encodes:
- a CDS encoding TetR family transcriptional regulator — translation MHPTRSRSRPAEARDQRVFDAVRELLATQGMHLSMDAVAAYVGCSKQTLYSRYGSKRELLSLAMRRHASVAAAPLAAGDERPLRDVLLDFAVHYLEHRNQPRVRQAAQVIASSTLEFRDEARALYHDSADVVRDQLAEWMRTEMARGRIIHDDAHFMAEMLISMIAGQDFERQRFHAPHRDAPELRRRWAEFAVDAFLRAFPAPPAGIPGTR, via the coding sequence GTGCATCCCACCCGTTCCCGATCCAGGCCCGCCGAAGCGCGCGACCAGCGCGTGTTCGACGCCGTGCGCGAGCTGCTGGCGACCCAGGGCATGCACCTGAGCATGGACGCGGTGGCCGCCTACGTCGGCTGTTCCAAGCAGACCCTGTACAGCCGCTATGGCAGCAAGCGCGAGCTGCTCAGCCTGGCGATGCGCCGCCACGCCAGCGTCGCCGCCGCGCCGTTGGCCGCCGGCGACGAACGCCCGCTGCGCGACGTACTGCTGGATTTCGCCGTGCACTACCTGGAGCACCGCAACCAGCCACGCGTGCGCCAGGCCGCGCAGGTGATCGCCAGCAGTACCCTGGAATTCCGCGACGAGGCCCGCGCGCTCTACCATGACAGCGCCGACGTGGTGCGCGACCAGTTGGCTGAATGGATGCGAACCGAGATGGCGCGCGGCCGGATCATCCATGACGATGCGCATTTCATGGCTGAAATGTTAATAAGCATGATCGCTGGTCAGGATTTCGAACGACAACGGTTCCACGCTCCCCACCGCGACGCCCCCGAGTTGCGCCGCCGGTGGGCCGAATTCGCCGTCGATGCCTTCCTGCGCGCCTTCCCGGCGCCGCCGGCCGGCATCCCCGGCACCCGCTGA
- a CDS encoding multidrug efflux RND transporter permease produces the protein MPKFFIEHPVFAWVVAILISLGGVISILNLGVESYPSVAPPQVTVSATYPGASAATAEKSVTQVIEQQLTGIDNLVYFSSSSSSTGRVSITLTFDSGTDPDIAQVQVQNKVALATPRLPSEVTKQGVVVAKANAGFLMAIGVRSDDGSVDRDALNDIVGSRVLDQISRVPGVGSTQQFGSEYAMRIWLNPEKLQGYHLSATDVYNAIGTQNLQFAAGSVGGDPAPNGQAFTATVAAEGRYSTPEEFENTILRANADGSVVRLKDVASVAFGASNYGFDTRYNGKPVAAFAIQLLPGANALDVSKAVRAKMDDLAPSFPPGVSWFTPFDSTTFVNISIKEVVHTLVEAIVLVFLVMLIFLQNFRATIIPTLVIPVALLGTFMGMLAIGFTINQLTLFAMVLAIGIVVDDAIVVIENVERIMSEDKLDPKPATQKAMGQITGAVVAITVVLAAVFIPSAMQPGASGEIYKQFALTIAMSMGFSALLALSFTPALCAAFLKPTHNERPNWIYRTFNTYYGKLEKSYVGSVGSVIRHSPRWLMVFALLLVLCGFLFTRLPGSFLPEEDQGYALAIVQLPPGATKSRTTVVFDQLYGMMKDDPSFEGMMQVTGFSFVGSGENVGMAFIRLKDWDAREETAPEFIQKMNGKAFVGIKDAQVFFVNLPTVQGLGQFGGFDMWLQDRAGAGQEALMEARNTLIGAASADKSLVGVRPNTLENSPQLQLKVDRVQAQAMGVSVNDVYTAIQMMLAPVYVNDFFYGGRIKRVNMQADAAYRTGPESLRSYYVPSSLSKDADGQRSMIPLSTVVKSEWIYAPPALSRYNGYSAVNIVGSPAPGGSSGQAMATMENLVRNDLPNGFGYDWSGMSYQEILAGNAAALLMVLSVVVVFLCLAALYESWSIPVSVLLVVPVGILGAVVFSLLRGLPNDLYFKIGMVTVIGLAAKNAILIVEFAVEQRAAGKTLREAAIEAAHLRFRPILMTSFAFILGVLPMAISTGAGANARHSLGTGVIGGMLFATVIGVLLIPLFFVTVRRVLGDKLDEPSRQFIEQHKVRTVQQDR, from the coding sequence ATGCCTAAATTCTTCATCGAACACCCGGTATTCGCCTGGGTGGTGGCCATCCTGATCTCGCTGGGCGGCGTGATCTCGATCCTCAACCTGGGCGTGGAGTCCTACCCCAGCGTCGCCCCGCCGCAGGTCACCGTGAGCGCCACCTACCCGGGCGCCAGCGCCGCCACCGCGGAGAAATCGGTCACCCAGGTGATCGAGCAGCAGCTGACCGGCATCGACAACCTGGTCTACTTCAGCTCGTCCTCGTCCTCGACCGGGCGCGTGTCCATCACCCTGACCTTCGACAGCGGCACCGACCCGGACATCGCCCAGGTGCAGGTGCAGAACAAGGTCGCCCTGGCGACCCCGCGCCTGCCATCCGAAGTCACCAAGCAGGGCGTGGTGGTGGCCAAGGCCAACGCCGGCTTCCTGATGGCCATCGGCGTGCGTTCGGACGATGGCTCGGTGGACCGCGACGCGCTCAACGACATCGTCGGCTCGCGCGTGCTGGACCAGATCTCGCGCGTGCCGGGCGTCGGCAGCACCCAGCAGTTCGGCTCCGAGTACGCCATGCGCATCTGGCTCAACCCGGAGAAGCTGCAGGGCTACCACCTGTCGGCCACCGACGTGTACAACGCCATCGGCACCCAGAACCTGCAGTTCGCCGCCGGTTCGGTGGGCGGCGACCCGGCGCCGAACGGCCAGGCGTTCACCGCCACCGTCGCCGCCGAGGGCCGCTACAGCACGCCGGAGGAATTCGAGAACACCATTCTGCGGGCGAACGCCGACGGCAGCGTGGTGCGGCTCAAGGACGTGGCCAGCGTCGCCTTCGGCGCCTCCAACTACGGCTTCGACACCCGCTACAACGGCAAGCCGGTGGCGGCCTTCGCCATCCAGCTGCTGCCCGGCGCCAACGCCCTGGACGTGTCCAAGGCGGTACGCGCCAAGATGGACGACCTGGCCCCCAGCTTCCCGCCCGGGGTGAGCTGGTTCACCCCGTTCGACAGCACCACCTTCGTCAACATCTCGATCAAGGAAGTGGTGCACACGCTGGTGGAAGCCATCGTGCTGGTGTTCCTGGTGATGCTGATCTTCCTGCAGAACTTCCGCGCGACGATCATCCCCACCCTGGTCATCCCGGTGGCCCTGCTCGGCACCTTCATGGGCATGCTGGCGATCGGCTTCACCATCAACCAGCTGACCCTGTTCGCGATGGTGCTGGCGATCGGCATCGTGGTCGACGACGCGATCGTGGTGATCGAGAACGTCGAACGCATCATGAGCGAGGACAAGCTCGACCCCAAACCGGCCACGCAGAAGGCCATGGGCCAGATCACCGGCGCGGTGGTGGCGATCACCGTGGTGCTGGCGGCGGTGTTCATCCCCAGCGCCATGCAGCCCGGTGCCTCGGGCGAGATCTACAAGCAGTTCGCGCTGACCATCGCCATGTCGATGGGCTTCTCGGCGCTGCTGGCGCTGAGCTTCACCCCGGCCCTGTGCGCGGCGTTCCTGAAGCCGACCCACAATGAACGGCCGAACTGGATCTACCGCACCTTCAACACCTATTACGGCAAGCTGGAAAAAAGCTACGTCGGCAGCGTCGGCAGCGTCATCCGCCACAGCCCGCGCTGGCTGATGGTGTTCGCGCTGCTGCTGGTGCTGTGCGGTTTCCTGTTCACCCGCCTGCCCGGCAGTTTCCTGCCGGAAGAGGACCAGGGCTATGCGCTGGCCATCGTGCAGCTGCCGCCGGGCGCGACCAAGAGCCGTACCACGGTGGTGTTCGACCAGCTGTACGGGATGATGAAGGACGACCCGTCGTTCGAGGGCATGATGCAGGTCACCGGCTTCAGCTTCGTCGGTTCCGGCGAGAACGTCGGTATGGCCTTCATCCGCCTCAAGGACTGGGACGCGCGCGAGGAGACCGCGCCGGAGTTCATCCAGAAGATGAACGGCAAGGCGTTCGTCGGCATCAAGGACGCGCAGGTGTTCTTCGTCAACCTGCCCACGGTGCAGGGCCTGGGCCAGTTCGGCGGCTTCGACATGTGGCTGCAGGACCGCGCCGGCGCCGGCCAGGAGGCGTTGATGGAGGCACGCAACACCCTCATCGGCGCGGCATCGGCCGACAAGTCGCTGGTCGGCGTGCGCCCCAACACCCTCGAGAATTCGCCGCAGCTGCAGCTGAAGGTGGACCGCGTGCAGGCCCAGGCCATGGGCGTGTCGGTCAACGACGTCTACACCGCGATCCAGATGATGCTGGCGCCGGTATACGTCAACGACTTCTTCTACGGCGGCCGCATCAAGCGCGTGAACATGCAGGCCGATGCCGCCTACCGCACCGGCCCCGAATCGCTGCGCAGCTACTACGTGCCCAGCTCGCTGAGCAAGGACGCCGACGGCCAGCGCTCGATGATCCCGCTCAGCACCGTGGTCAAGTCCGAGTGGATCTACGCGCCGCCGGCGCTGAGCCGCTACAACGGCTACTCGGCGGTGAACATCGTCGGCTCGCCGGCCCCGGGCGGCAGCTCCGGCCAGGCGATGGCGACCATGGAAAACCTGGTGCGCAACGACCTGCCCAACGGCTTCGGCTACGACTGGAGCGGCATGTCCTACCAGGAAATCCTGGCCGGCAATGCCGCGGCGCTGCTGATGGTGCTGTCGGTGGTGGTGGTGTTCCTGTGCCTGGCCGCGCTGTACGAAAGCTGGTCGATCCCGGTCTCGGTGCTGCTGGTGGTGCCGGTCGGCATCCTCGGCGCGGTGGTGTTCTCGCTGCTGCGCGGCCTGCCCAACGACCTGTACTTCAAGATCGGCATGGTGACGGTGATCGGCCTGGCCGCGAAGAACGCGATCCTGATCGTGGAGTTCGCGGTGGAACAGCGCGCCGCCGGCAAGACGTTGCGCGAGGCTGCGATCGAAGCGGCGCACCTGCGCTTCCGGCCGATCCTGATGACCTCGTTCGCGTTCATCCTGGGCGTGCTGCCGATGGCCATCTCCACCGGCGCCGGCGCCAACGCCCGCCACTCGCTGGGCACCGGCGTCATCGGCGGCATGCTGTTCGCCACCGTCATCGGCGTGCTGCTGATCCCGCTGTTCTTCGTCACCGTACGCCGCGTGCTCGGCGACAAGCTGGACGAGCCGTCCAGGCAGTTCATCGAGCAGCACAAGGTGCGTACGGTGCAGCAGGATCGTTGA
- a CDS encoding acyl-CoA dehydrogenase: MDFSFSDEQLMLQDVARRIAQEKIAPSAEHHDATGEYPLENIRLLGENGLMGIEVPVEYGGAGMDPVSSVLAIIEVSAADAAHATIMSVNNSLFCNAVLSHGSEEQKQLYVRAIAEGREIGAFALTESQSGSDATAMRCRAVKQADGSYVINGQKSWITSGPVARYIVLFAMTDPSQGARGITAFMIDTTRPGFGRGKTEPKLGVRASATCEIEFQDYVARAEDVIGAEGQGFKIAMSLLDSGRIGIAAQAVGIARAAYEASLAYVRERKSFGAPIGSFQMIQAKIADMKCKLDAALLLTLRAAWTKAQGKRFSTEAAVAKLTASEAAMWIAHQAVQIHGGMGYSKEMPLERYFRDAKITEIYEGTSEIQRLVIARNETGVR, encoded by the coding sequence GTGGATTTCAGCTTTTCCGACGAACAACTGATGCTGCAGGACGTCGCCCGCCGCATCGCCCAAGAGAAGATCGCGCCCAGCGCCGAGCACCACGATGCCACCGGCGAATACCCGCTGGAGAACATCCGCCTGCTCGGCGAGAACGGCCTGATGGGCATCGAAGTGCCGGTCGAGTACGGCGGTGCGGGCATGGACCCGGTGTCCAGCGTGCTGGCGATCATCGAGGTGTCCGCCGCCGATGCCGCGCACGCCACGATCATGTCGGTCAACAACTCGCTGTTCTGCAACGCCGTGCTCAGCCACGGCAGCGAGGAACAGAAGCAGCTGTACGTGCGCGCGATCGCAGAGGGCCGCGAGATCGGCGCCTTCGCCCTGACCGAATCGCAGTCCGGCTCCGACGCCACCGCCATGCGCTGCCGCGCGGTGAAGCAGGCCGACGGTTCCTACGTGATCAACGGCCAGAAGAGCTGGATCACCTCCGGCCCGGTGGCGCGCTACATCGTGCTGTTCGCGATGACCGACCCGTCGCAGGGCGCGCGCGGCATCACCGCCTTCATGATCGACACCACCCGCCCGGGCTTCGGTCGCGGCAAGACCGAGCCCAAGCTCGGCGTGCGTGCGTCGGCGACCTGCGAGATCGAGTTCCAGGACTACGTGGCGCGCGCCGAGGACGTGATCGGCGCCGAGGGGCAGGGCTTCAAGATCGCCATGAGCCTGCTCGATTCCGGCCGCATCGGCATCGCCGCGCAGGCGGTGGGCATCGCCCGCGCCGCTTACGAGGCGTCGCTGGCCTACGTGCGCGAACGCAAGTCCTTCGGCGCGCCGATCGGCAGCTTCCAGATGATCCAGGCCAAGATCGCCGACATGAAGTGCAAGCTGGACGCGGCGCTGCTGCTGACCCTGCGCGCGGCCTGGACCAAGGCCCAGGGCAAGCGCTTCTCCACCGAAGCCGCGGTCGCCAAGCTCACCGCCTCGGAAGCGGCGATGTGGATCGCCCACCAGGCCGTGCAGATCCACGGCGGCATGGGCTATTCGAAGGAAATGCCGCTGGAGCGCTACTTCCGCGACGCCAAGATCACCGAGATCTACGAAGGCACCAGCGAGATCCAGCGCCTGGTCATCGCCCGCAACGAAACCGGCGTGCGCTGA
- a CDS encoding 5-methyltetrahydrofolate--homocysteine methyltransferase: protein MHALPWLHPERVALLLQALAQRILVIDGAMGTMIQRHGLEEADYRGQRFAGGFDSRHDAQPPAAPGTATAAPQAHVHGAGCGHDLKGNNDLLLLTRPDIIAGIHSAYLEAGADMVETNTFNATAISQADYHLQHLVYELNKAGAQVARQCCDAIEAKTPDKPRFVIGVLGPTSRTASISPDVNDPGFRNTSFDELRATYREAIDGLIDGGADTLMVETIFDTLNAKAALFAIEEAFDARGGRLPVMISGTITDASGRTLSGQTAEAFHASVAHGQPLSIGFNCALGASDMRPHVETLAQVSDGYVSAHPNAGLPNAFGEYDETPEEMAATLKEFATSGLLNLVGGCCGTTPAHIKAIAEAVAGVPPRALPRSRELAA, encoded by the coding sequence ATGCACGCCCTCCCCTGGCTCCATCCCGAACGCGTCGCCCTGCTGCTGCAGGCCCTCGCGCAGCGCATCCTGGTCATCGACGGCGCCATGGGCACGATGATCCAGCGCCATGGGCTGGAAGAGGCCGACTACCGCGGGCAGCGCTTCGCCGGCGGTTTCGATTCGCGCCACGACGCCCAGCCACCGGCCGCGCCCGGCACTGCCACGGCAGCGCCGCAGGCGCACGTCCACGGTGCCGGCTGCGGCCATGACCTGAAGGGCAACAACGACCTGCTGCTGCTGACCCGGCCGGACATCATCGCCGGCATCCACAGCGCCTACCTGGAGGCCGGCGCGGACATGGTCGAGACCAACACCTTCAACGCCACCGCGATCAGCCAGGCCGACTACCACCTGCAGCACCTGGTGTACGAACTGAACAAGGCCGGCGCGCAGGTGGCACGGCAATGCTGCGACGCCATCGAGGCGAAGACCCCGGACAAGCCGCGCTTCGTGATCGGCGTGCTCGGTCCGACCAGCCGCACCGCCTCGATCAGCCCCGACGTCAACGACCCGGGCTTCCGCAACACCAGCTTCGACGAACTGCGCGCGACGTATCGCGAGGCCATCGACGGCCTGATCGACGGCGGCGCCGACACGCTGATGGTGGAAACCATTTTCGACACGCTCAACGCCAAGGCCGCGCTGTTCGCCATCGAGGAAGCCTTCGACGCGCGCGGCGGGCGCCTGCCGGTGATGATCTCCGGCACCATCACCGACGCCTCCGGCCGCACCCTGTCCGGGCAGACCGCCGAGGCTTTCCATGCGTCGGTCGCGCACGGCCAACCGCTGTCGATCGGCTTCAACTGCGCGCTGGGCGCCAGCGACATGCGGCCGCACGTGGAAACCCTGGCGCAGGTGTCCGATGGCTACGTCAGCGCCCACCCCAACGCCGGCCTGCCCAACGCCTTCGGCGAGTACGACGAGACCCCGGAGGAAATGGCCGCCACGCTGAAGGAGTTCGCCACCTCCGGGCTGCTGAACCTGGTCGGCGGCTGCTGCGGCACCACCCCGGCGCACATCAAGGCGATCGCCGAGGCCGTGGCCGGGGTGCCGCCGCGGGCGTTGCCGCGGTCGCGGGAGCTGGCCGCATGA
- a CDS encoding methionine synthase, translating to MNTPSHTRLSGLEPLVITPDLLFVNVGERTNVTGSAQFRKLIKEERYEEAVEVARQQVASGAQILDVNMDEGLIDSEKAMTRFLNLIMSEPDIARIPVMVDSSKWSVIEAGLKCLQGKSVVNSISLKEGEAAFVEHARLVRRYGAAAVVMAFDEDGQADTCARKVEICTRAYRILVEQVGFPPQDIIFDPNIFAVATGIEEHDNYAVDFIEATRIIKRTLPHCHVSGGVSNVSFSFRGNETVRQAIHAVFLYHAIRAGMDMGIVNAGALPIYDDLEPELRERVEDVILNRRRDGTERLLEIAERYKGRKGEKKAEDLGWRDRPVRERLAHALVHGLDSWVEADTEEARQQASRPLDVIEGPLMDGMNVVGDLFGAGKMFLPQVVKSARVMKKAVAYLLPFIEAEKLRTGDVGKSNGKIVMATVKGDVHDIGKNIVGVVLACNNFEVIDLGVMVPAQKILDTARAENADLIGLSGLITPSLEEMSHVAREMQRQGFSTPLLIGGATTSRAHTALKIDPHYAAPTVWVKDASRAVGVAQSLISPELRGAFVAANDADYADIRQRHRNRGDAKRLVSLEHARGQRFRCDWAQYVPPVPAQPGVHVFEDWPLQDLLPFIDWTPFFSAWELAGKFPAILDDEIVGTQASALYRDARAMLDTIIKEKWLTARAVFGLWPANSRGDDVVVSLPDGETTLHFLRQQVDKPAERPDFCLADFIAPQDSGRQDWIGAFAVTAGIGIEPHVARFEADHDDYNAILLKALADRLAEALAERLHHRVRTGYWGYAAGEALDNEALIAEQYVGIRPAPGYPACPEHSEKRTLFALLGAEGIGMSLTESFAMLPTAAVSGYYFSHPQSQYFVVGRVSKEQVADYARRKGVDRAQAERWLASNLDYDPD from the coding sequence ATGAACACCCCGTCGCATACCCGCCTGTCCGGCCTGGAGCCGCTGGTCATCACCCCGGACCTGCTGTTCGTCAACGTCGGCGAGCGCACCAACGTCACCGGCAGCGCGCAGTTCCGCAAGCTGATCAAGGAGGAGCGCTACGAGGAAGCGGTGGAGGTGGCGCGCCAGCAGGTCGCCAGCGGCGCGCAGATCCTGGACGTCAACATGGACGAGGGCCTGATCGACTCCGAGAAGGCGATGACCCGCTTCCTCAACCTGATCATGTCCGAGCCGGACATCGCCCGCATCCCGGTGATGGTCGATTCGTCGAAGTGGAGCGTGATCGAAGCCGGGCTGAAGTGCCTGCAGGGCAAGAGCGTGGTCAACTCGATCTCGCTCAAGGAGGGCGAAGCGGCGTTCGTCGAGCACGCCAGGCTGGTGCGCCGCTATGGCGCCGCCGCGGTGGTGATGGCCTTCGACGAGGACGGCCAGGCCGACACCTGCGCGCGCAAGGTGGAGATCTGCACCCGCGCCTACCGCATCCTGGTCGAGCAGGTCGGCTTCCCGCCGCAGGACATCATCTTCGATCCGAACATCTTCGCCGTCGCCACCGGCATCGAGGAGCACGACAACTACGCGGTGGACTTCATCGAGGCCACCCGCATCATCAAGCGCACGCTGCCGCATTGCCACGTGTCCGGCGGTGTGTCCAACGTCTCGTTCTCCTTCCGCGGCAACGAGACCGTGCGCCAGGCGATCCACGCGGTGTTCCTGTACCACGCCATCCGCGCCGGCATGGACATGGGCATCGTCAACGCCGGCGCGCTGCCGATCTACGACGACCTGGAACCGGAACTGCGCGAGCGGGTGGAGGACGTGATCCTCAACCGCCGCCGCGACGGTACCGAACGCCTGCTGGAGATTGCCGAGCGCTACAAGGGCAGGAAGGGCGAGAAGAAGGCCGAGGACCTAGGCTGGCGCGACAGGCCGGTGCGCGAGCGGCTGGCGCATGCGCTGGTGCATGGGCTGGACAGCTGGGTCGAGGCGGATACCGAGGAGGCGCGGCAGCAGGCCAGCCGGCCGCTGGACGTGATCGAAGGGCCGCTGATGGACGGCATGAACGTGGTCGGCGACCTGTTCGGCGCCGGCAAGATGTTCCTGCCGCAGGTGGTCAAGTCGGCACGGGTGATGAAGAAGGCGGTGGCCTACCTGCTGCCCTTCATCGAGGCCGAGAAGCTGCGCACCGGCGACGTCGGCAAGAGCAACGGCAAGATCGTCATGGCCACGGTCAAGGGCGACGTGCACGACATCGGCAAGAACATCGTCGGCGTGGTCCTGGCCTGCAACAACTTCGAGGTGATCGACCTGGGAGTGATGGTCCCGGCGCAGAAGATCCTGGACACCGCGCGCGCCGAGAACGCCGACCTGATCGGCCTGTCCGGGCTGATCACGCCCTCGCTGGAGGAAATGAGCCACGTCGCCCGCGAGATGCAGCGCCAGGGCTTCAGCACGCCGCTGTTGATCGGCGGTGCCACCACCTCGCGCGCGCACACCGCGCTGAAGATCGACCCGCATTACGCCGCGCCGACAGTGTGGGTGAAGGATGCCTCGCGCGCGGTGGGCGTGGCGCAGTCGCTGATCTCGCCGGAGCTGCGCGGCGCTTTCGTCGCCGCCAACGACGCCGATTACGCCGACATCCGCCAGCGCCACCGCAACCGCGGCGACGCCAAGCGGCTGGTGTCGCTGGAACACGCGCGCGGCCAGCGCTTCCGCTGCGACTGGGCGCAGTACGTTCCGCCAGTGCCGGCCCAGCCCGGCGTGCACGTGTTCGAGGACTGGCCGCTGCAGGACCTGCTGCCGTTCATCGACTGGACCCCGTTCTTCAGCGCCTGGGAACTGGCCGGCAAGTTCCCGGCGATCCTCGACGACGAGATCGTCGGCACCCAGGCCAGCGCGCTGTACCGCGACGCCCGCGCGATGCTGGACACGATCATCAAGGAAAAATGGCTGACCGCCCGCGCCGTGTTCGGGCTGTGGCCGGCCAACAGCCGCGGCGACGACGTGGTGGTATCGCTGCCCGACGGCGAGACCACCCTGCACTTCCTGCGCCAGCAGGTGGACAAGCCGGCCGAGCGCCCGGACTTCTGCCTGGCCGATTTCATCGCCCCCCAGGACAGCGGCCGGCAGGACTGGATCGGCGCCTTCGCGGTCACCGCCGGCATCGGCATCGAGCCGCACGTGGCGCGCTTCGAGGCCGACCACGATGACTACAACGCGATCCTGCTCAAGGCGCTGGCCGACCGCCTGGCCGAGGCGCTGGCCGAGCGCCTGCACCACCGCGTGCGCACCGGCTACTGGGGCTATGCCGCCGGCGAGGCGCTGGACAACGAAGCGCTGATCGCCGAGCAGTACGTCGGCATCCGTCCCGCCCCCGGCTATCCCGCCTGCCCGGAGCACAGCGAGAAGCGCACGCTGTTCGCCCTGCTCGGCGCCGAAGGCATCGGCATGTCGCTGACCGAGAGCTTCGCCATGCTGCCCACCGCGGCGGTGTCCGGCTATTACTTCAGCCACCCGCAGAGCCAGTATTTCGTGGTCGGGCGGGTGTCCAAGGAGCAGGTGGCCGACTATGCGCGGCGCAAGGGCGTGGACCGGGCGCAGGCCGAGCGCTGGCTGGCGTCGAACCTGGACTACGACCCGGATTGA
- a CDS encoding cytosine deaminase (Catalyzes the deamination of cytosine to uracil and ammonia), translated as MFDQLFINAIGPDGTPLELAVAGGRFAAIGPALPRCDGVEQIDLGGQLVLPGLVDGHIHLDKSFVGDRWHPHRPAHTLRERLSIEKQELAAAPSIVERADALVAQAAAFGTVAMRSHVDVDATTGLDHLHAVNAVRERWRGIVDIELVAFPQAGVQSCPGTAQVLDAAMREGAQVVGGIDPDTLDGDSTGQLDVVFGIAERHGAKVDIHLHEPGLGGIEQLRRIAERSRALGMHGRVAVSHAYALGEVDTAQLERIATTLADAGVAIMTNAPGDRPFPPVRQLRAAGVEVFLGNDNIRDAWWPYGNGDMLQRAMLLGYRSGFHTDEELCTALKMATGAGARVLGLQGYGLAVGNEATFLVLDAPNAAAAVAGVPCRRGIVRRGRLGPDA; from the coding sequence ATGTTCGACCAGCTCTTCATCAACGCCATCGGCCCCGACGGTACGCCGCTGGAACTGGCCGTGGCCGGCGGCCGTTTCGCCGCCATCGGCCCGGCCCTGCCGCGCTGCGACGGCGTGGAACAGATCGACCTGGGCGGGCAGCTGGTGCTGCCGGGCCTGGTCGACGGCCATATCCACCTGGACAAGAGCTTCGTCGGCGACCGCTGGCACCCGCACCGCCCCGCGCATACCCTGCGCGAGCGCCTGTCCATCGAAAAGCAGGAACTGGCGGCCGCGCCCTCCATCGTCGAGCGCGCCGACGCCCTGGTGGCGCAGGCGGCCGCGTTCGGCACCGTGGCGATGCGCAGCCATGTCGACGTCGACGCCACCACCGGCCTGGACCACCTGCACGCGGTGAACGCGGTGCGCGAGCGCTGGCGTGGCATCGTCGACATCGAACTGGTCGCGTTCCCGCAGGCCGGCGTGCAGTCCTGCCCCGGCACCGCGCAGGTGCTGGACGCGGCGATGCGCGAAGGCGCGCAGGTGGTCGGCGGGATCGACCCGGACACGCTCGACGGCGACAGCACCGGCCAGCTCGACGTGGTGTTCGGCATTGCCGAGCGCCACGGTGCCAAGGTCGACATCCACCTGCACGAACCCGGCCTGGGCGGCATCGAACAGTTGCGGCGCATCGCCGAACGCAGCCGCGCCCTGGGCATGCACGGACGCGTCGCGGTCAGCCATGCCTATGCGCTGGGCGAAGTGGATACCGCGCAGCTGGAGCGCATCGCCACGACGCTTGCCGATGCCGGCGTGGCGATCATGACCAATGCCCCGGGCGACCGCCCGTTCCCGCCGGTGCGGCAGTTGCGCGCGGCCGGCGTGGAGGTGTTCCTGGGCAACGACAACATCCGCGACGCCTGGTGGCCGTATGGCAACGGCGACATGCTGCAGCGGGCGATGCTGCTGGGCTACCGCTCCGGGTTCCATACCGACGAGGAGCTGTGCACGGCGCTGAAGATGGCCACCGGCGCCGGCGCGCGCGTGCTTGGCCTGCAGGGCTACGGCCTGGCCGTGGGCAACGAAGCCACCTTCCTGGTGCTGGACGCGCCCAATGCCGCGGCCGCGGTGGCCGGGGTACCGTGCCGCCGCGGCATCGTGCGCCGCGGCCGGCTCGGGCCGGACGCCTGA
- a CDS encoding LysR family transcriptional regulator: MENSPKSNRVLFDLDLLRALLTVADCGSFTAAAARLHSTQSTISQKVRRLEELAGHRLLDRGVRDVRPTDTGETVLGYARRLLALNEELGEALSGAGVATTLRLGVPEDFAGGRTTHLLADFSRRHPRVKLEVSSGLSRALAEGYDRGELDLALVKQRRGSREALARWPEPMRWIDSAASPAFALDPVPLVAFPPRGLYREDMIDAIEALGRRWRISFTSSSLGGIQAAVADGLGISLLPARTVTPAHVVLGVESGLPEIDSIELALLMRPSADPEVRVLADMLVEMLAQPQA; the protein is encoded by the coding sequence ATGGAAAACAGTCCGAAATCGAATAGGGTGCTGTTCGACCTCGATCTGCTGCGCGCCCTGTTGACGGTGGCCGACTGCGGCAGCTTCACCGCCGCCGCCGCGCGCCTGCATTCCACCCAGTCCACGATCAGCCAGAAGGTGCGGCGGCTGGAGGAGCTGGCCGGGCACCGGCTGCTCGACCGTGGCGTGCGCGACGTGCGCCCCACCGATACCGGCGAGACCGTGCTGGGCTACGCGCGGCGCCTGCTGGCGCTGAACGAGGAACTGGGCGAGGCACTGTCCGGCGCGGGGGTGGCCACCACCCTGCGCCTGGGCGTGCCGGAGGATTTCGCCGGCGGCCGCACCACGCACCTGTTGGCCGATTTCAGCCGGCGCCACCCCCGGGTCAAGCTGGAGGTCAGCAGTGGCCTGAGCCGCGCGCTGGCCGAGGGCTACGACCGTGGCGAGCTGGACCTGGCGCTGGTCAAACAGCGCCGCGGCAGCCGCGAGGCGCTTGCGCGCTGGCCCGAGCCGATGCGCTGGATCGACAGCGCGGCCAGCCCCGCGTTCGCGCTGGACCCGGTGCCGCTGGTGGCCTTCCCGCCACGCGGCCTGTACCGCGAGGACATGATCGACGCGATCGAGGCGCTGGGCCGGCGCTGGCGCATCAGTTTCACCAGTTCCAGCCTCGGCGGCATCCAGGCGGCGGTCGCCGATGGGCTCGGCATCAGCCTGCTGCCGGCGCGCACGGTGACACCGGCGCATGTGGTGCTGGGCGTGGAAAGCGGCCTGCCGGAGATCGACAGCATCGAACTAGCGCTGCTGATGCGGCCCTCGGCCGACCCCGAGGTGCGGGTGCTGGCCGACATGCTGGTGGAGATGCTGGCGCAGCCGCAGGCATAA